The following proteins are co-located in the Methylomonas sp. 11b genome:
- a CDS encoding plasmid partitioning protein RepB C-terminal domain-containing protein: MTKQHRQGSVHMIPLELIVVLNPRDRNHRIFGEIVNNIKTIGLKKPITVTPRRTADGQDQFLLICGEGRLKAYQELGETKIPAQVVQVDDEEAFIMSLAENIARRQCRPLELLAGIQQLRDQGYDKAIIAKKTGLSACYVQGILMLLDQGEERLIVAVESGRIPLNTALEIANVGNAEKDVQVALQEAYESGELRGKQLTQARKVILQRQSLGRSIAHAAPRKTPKEVTTISLVRSYQKEVDRQKLMIKKAEFAQQRLMFVVGALRELLADENFTTLLRAESLETLPKYLAERVSAGGH; encoded by the coding sequence ATGACCAAACAACATCGGCAAGGTAGTGTCCACATGATTCCCCTTGAACTGATTGTGGTACTCAACCCGCGCGATCGCAATCATCGAATCTTTGGCGAGATCGTAAACAACATCAAAACCATTGGCCTCAAGAAGCCTATTACGGTGACACCCCGCCGCACTGCTGATGGTCAGGATCAATTCCTGCTGATTTGTGGCGAAGGGCGCCTCAAAGCCTATCAAGAACTCGGTGAAACCAAAATCCCTGCACAAGTCGTTCAAGTCGACGATGAAGAAGCTTTCATCATGAGTCTGGCGGAAAATATTGCCCGCCGCCAATGTCGGCCGCTTGAGTTATTGGCCGGCATTCAGCAATTGAGGGATCAGGGTTATGACAAGGCAATCATTGCCAAAAAAACGGGGTTAAGCGCCTGTTATGTCCAAGGCATTTTGATGTTACTGGATCAAGGAGAAGAGCGGTTGATTGTCGCCGTTGAAAGCGGACGAATCCCTTTAAATACCGCGCTAGAAATTGCAAACGTCGGCAACGCCGAAAAAGATGTACAAGTCGCTCTCCAGGAGGCTTACGAATCGGGTGAGTTAAGAGGCAAGCAGTTGACTCAGGCGCGGAAGGTTATTTTACAACGCCAAAGTCTAGGGCGATCCATCGCACATGCAGCCCCGCGCAAAACGCCCAAAGAGGTTACGACGATCAGCTTGGTGAGAAGTTATCAAAAGGAAGTCGACCGCCAAAAACTGATGATCAAAAAGGCGGAATTTGCCCAACAACGTCTGATGTTCGTCGTCGGCGCCTTGCGAGAATTGCTCGCGGATGAAAATTTTACAACATTGCTGCGCGCCGAAAGCTTGGAAACGCTGCCGAAATACCTGGCAGAGCGTGTATCGGCGGGAGGCCATTAG
- a CDS encoding ATP-binding protein, whose amino-acid sequence MIIGGIPDKLGNRYEAKWLVRCLMDVIAGKANWLKFEGIDTEYQGFEFALSRGDSTEWHQTKINAPSGNWTLNVLNREGILKAFSERLSVDHNAHCFFVSQDGAKDFRTLTDKAHLAESFSQFIDDALAKEERDETFPKLYGFWCQTPEIAFEWLKRCHVEVMPDRQLDAINESYGDLYFQQGGKSAFPLLRDILEKNFNKQLSTETFREILKQQSVLIFKEWAFDPTIRQRLHEETDAYLGTYSPFGAGNEIITRPQTQSLIDELLTDNGPELILLAGVAGSGKSGVVRAAIEDLRRLNIPHLAFRVDHHLQCVSREALGKKLIGREESPVTTLKGTFPLIEPATNSRFSCCTACASRMVSATASPLRPRPERPICSTKSLA is encoded by the coding sequence ATGATTATAGGTGGAATACCCGACAAACTTGGCAATCGGTATGAAGCCAAATGGCTGGTTCGCTGCCTGATGGACGTAATTGCCGGTAAGGCAAATTGGCTTAAATTTGAAGGCATTGATACCGAATATCAAGGTTTTGAATTTGCCCTTTCGCGTGGCGATAGTACCGAATGGCATCAGACAAAGATCAATGCGCCTTCCGGAAACTGGACGCTCAATGTTCTAAATCGTGAAGGTATATTGAAGGCGTTTTCAGAACGGCTATCGGTAGATCATAACGCGCATTGTTTTTTTGTTTCGCAAGACGGTGCTAAAGACTTCAGGACGCTGACAGACAAAGCCCACTTAGCCGAGTCGTTTAGTCAATTCATTGACGATGCACTTGCGAAAGAGGAAAGAGATGAGACATTTCCGAAACTCTATGGTTTTTGGTGTCAAACACCAGAAATTGCATTTGAATGGCTAAAACGCTGTCATGTCGAAGTCATGCCAGACAGACAGCTAGACGCTATCAATGAATCATATGGCGATCTGTATTTCCAACAAGGAGGTAAATCCGCCTTTCCCCTGCTGCGCGACATTCTCGAAAAGAATTTCAATAAACAATTATCGACCGAAACGTTTCGTGAAATCCTGAAACAACAAAGCGTTTTGATATTTAAGGAATGGGCTTTCGATCCCACTATCCGACAACGATTGCACGAAGAAACCGATGCTTATCTCGGCACCTACTCCCCTTTCGGCGCCGGTAATGAAATTATTACAAGGCCGCAGACACAATCACTAATTGACGAACTGCTAACTGACAATGGGCCTGAATTGATTTTACTTGCCGGTGTTGCTGGTTCGGGAAAATCTGGAGTAGTTCGCGCTGCCATCGAAGATCTTCGGCGACTTAATATTCCCCATTTGGCGTTTCGAGTCGATCACCATTTACAGTGTGTTAGTCGTGAAGCATTAGGAAAAAAATTGATTGGGCGAGAGGAAAGTCCAGTCACTACCTTGAAGGGGACTTTCCCACTCATCGAACCAGCTACGAATTCCCGTTTCAGTTGTTGCACCGCCTGCGCTAGTCGAATGGTCAGTGCTACGGCATCACCCTTGCGGCCGCGACCCGAGCGGCCAATATGCAGTACGAAAAGCCTGGCGTGA
- a CDS encoding plasmid partitioning protein RepB C-terminal domain-containing protein — translation MTELPLGFEMSQLVIPLDRILPSRKTPEGLLNSRKFKQIQSSIAEVGLIEPLTIGKANKATGHHILLDGHIRLMVLRQFEYDDAPCLIATDDESYTFNNRINRLSTVHEHYMIRRAVERGVSRERLAIALNMDISFVDKKLNLLDGLCAEVVELLKDQEFSAYVSPVLRKMKPIRQLECVELMVSANNLTVPYAQALLMATPDNLLVEPSKAKRINGVTPEQISKMEREMTNLHGQYKLVEQTYGEVILNLVLAKGYLSKLLDNPQVSRYLRLHQPDVLAEFENIIQTVSLDK, via the coding sequence GTGACAGAATTACCCCTCGGTTTTGAAATGTCACAATTGGTGATTCCGCTCGATCGGATTTTACCTTCTCGAAAAACGCCAGAGGGTTTGCTGAACTCCCGGAAGTTTAAGCAAATTCAATCATCAATTGCCGAAGTCGGCCTGATAGAGCCTTTGACCATCGGCAAGGCTAATAAAGCGACGGGGCACCACATTCTGCTGGATGGCCATATTCGGTTGATGGTGCTGCGCCAGTTTGAATATGACGATGCCCCCTGTCTCATAGCCACTGACGACGAATCCTATACCTTCAACAATCGTATCAACCGGCTTTCTACCGTGCATGAACATTACATGATTCGTCGAGCAGTGGAACGCGGTGTCTCCCGGGAGCGGCTCGCCATTGCGTTGAACATGGATATCAGTTTCGTGGACAAAAAGCTCAATTTACTGGATGGCTTATGCGCTGAGGTAGTTGAGCTCTTGAAGGACCAGGAATTCTCGGCTTATGTGAGTCCGGTGCTGCGGAAAATGAAACCCATTCGACAATTGGAATGCGTGGAACTTATGGTGTCAGCCAACAATTTGACCGTGCCCTACGCCCAGGCATTGTTGATGGCGACGCCTGACAATTTATTGGTCGAACCCAGCAAAGCCAAGCGAATCAATGGCGTAACGCCCGAGCAAATCAGCAAAATGGAACGAGAAATGACTAATTTACATGGGCAGTACAAATTGGTCGAGCAAACGTATGGTGAGGTCATTCTAAATTTGGTTCTGGCCAAGGGATATTTGTCCAAACTACTCGATAACCCGCAAGTGTCGCGTTACCTGCGGCTTCATCAGCCTGACGTACTGGCCGAGTTTGAAAACATCATCCAGACGGTATCGCTGGATAAATAA